In one Brassica oleracea var. oleracea cultivar TO1000 chromosome C9, BOL, whole genome shotgun sequence genomic region, the following are encoded:
- the LOC106318234 gene encoding receptor-like serine/threonine-protein kinase ALE2 isoform X5: MEILMFLLRICLVSSVLVAASPSGLDLLPPLSSPPSPLPEASKGFGQVPISPPESHNPSNAPPPKASQPSLPAPVPNVVAPPQADSAGGRAPAGEPIVSVPNAPAPVKDLPGKSPPVQPVITPVASPPKEPPFSGRVSPGPVSSDIPPLPSVARPPPPIPSVHKPPIEKPIAPVASPPTDISPPVHPVIPKLPSSSPVPTSGSPTRKSPITHPVFPIESPAAVSPDHPPPSHNGDENKSPVAAPSNETAKPLPVIPHKASPPSIAPLAPKFNGHSHHTPPDTTPSNVHRTSSSAPPPPSYHRHHQERTKITNSPPPSPPPPMHIISPKKPNRKGSVSPPLPSLHHAHSPPIPSSLISPAHPPISSSMHRISIAPAPSPTQVLPLRSSSRPSKSRKFPLGPPLPAFPPPPPNSDCTSTVCLEPYTNTPPGSPCGCVWPIQVELRLSMALYDFFPMVSEFAREISAGVFMKQSQVRIMGANAASEQPDKSIVLIDLVPLGDKFDNMTAMLTYQRFWSKKVQIFGQYDVIYVRYPGLPASPPVSGMTVIDQGPYPGGDNNGRAMKPLGVDVPKKMRKKELTGETVAVIVLSAAAFIGLCFVIVWFLVFRRRRDQRASKRAPLAQPSLPSLTKPSGSARSLTGSRLSSTSLSFASSIAPFTVSAKTFTASEIVKATNNFAESRVLGEGGFGKVYEGLFDDGTKVAVKVLKRDDQQGGREFLAEVEMLSRLHHRNLVNLIGICIEDRNRSLVYELIPNGSVESHLHGVDKEASPLDWEARLKIALGAARGLAYLHEDSSPRVIHRDFKSSNILLEHDFTPKVSDFGLARNALDDEDNRHISTRVMGTFGYVVPEYAMTGHLLVKSDVYSYGVVLLELLTGRKPVDMMQPPGQENLVSWTRSLLTSREGLEAIIDQSLGQPEIPFDSIAKVAAIASMCVQPEVSHRPFMGEVVQALKLVCNECDEAKELNSVASLTQDENRAESSCGGEGSGRMARYPLLPSYDSEPDTERGLSVSEMFTGSGRLERQSNSGPLASVRGKRFWQKMRRLSTGSLSEHGSASLMVRSGSR, encoded by the exons ATGGAGATTTTGATGTTCCTCCTAAGGATTTGTCTAGTTTCGTCAGTTTTAGTTGCTGCTTCTCCCTCTG GGTTGGATTTGTTACCTCCGTTATCATCACCACCGTCTCCGTTACCGGAGGCTTCAAAAGGGTTTGGTCAAGTACCGATCAGTCCACCCGAATCTCACAACCCCAGCAATGCGCCACCGCCCAAAGCCTCTCAGCCGTCTCTTCCGGCTCCTGTGCCTAACGTGGTAGCTCCTCCGCAGGCAGATTCCGCGGGAGGTAGAGCACCGGCGGGTGAGCCTATTGTCTCGGTTCCTAATGCTCCAG CTCCAGTGAAGGATTTGCCGGGAAAATCTCCACCGGTTCAACCTGTTATTACACCGGTTGCTTCACCACCAAAAGAGCCTCCTTTCTCTGGAAGAGTATCTCCAG GCCCGGTTTCATCGGATATTCCACCTTTACCATCAGTGGCTCGGCCTCCTCCGCCTATACCAAGCGTTCACAAGCCTCCTATCGAGAAGCCTATTGCTCCTG TTGCATCTCCACCAACTGACATTTCACCACCAGTCCATCCTGTCATACCAAAGTTGCCTTCTAGTTCACCTG TACCCACCTCCGGATCTCCAACAAGAAAATCGCCAATTACCCACCCGGTTTTCCCAATTGAGTCTCCTGCTGCTGTCTCACCAG ATCATCCACCTCCCAGCCATAATGGAGATGAGAACAAAAGTCCGGTTGCTGCACCGTCAAATGAAACTGCTAAACCCTTGCCTGTTATCCCACATAAAG CTTCTCCTCCTTCAATAGCTCCATTAGCCCCCAAATTCAACGGACACTCTCATCATACACCGCCAGATACTACTCCGAGTAATGTACACCGCACATCATCATCAGCTCCTCCTCCACCTTCATACCATCGACATCATCAAGAGCGAACGAAGATCACAAATAGTCCACCTCCTTCACCACCACCACCAATGCATATCATATCCCCAAAGAAGCCAAATCGTAAAG GTTCAGTTTCTCCTCCTCTTCCATCACTACACCATGCTCATTCTCCCCCAATTCCTTCTTCTTTGATTTCTCCTGCTCACCCTCCAATCTCTTCCTCAATGCATCGTATCTCCATAGCTCCAGCACCTTCTCCTACCCAAG TCCTCCCTCTCAGGTCCTCTTCAAGACCTTCAAAGTCTCGTAAGTTCCCACTCGGTCCTCCTCTTCCAGCATTTCCCCCTCCTCCCCCTAACTCAG ATTGTACATCAACCGTTTGCTTGGAACCGTACACAAACACACCTCCTGGATCCCCCTGTGGCTGTGTATGGCCTATTCAAGTCGAGCTTCGCCTCAGCATGGCCCTCTACGACTTCTTCCCAATGGTTTCAGAATTCGCCCGGGAGATAAGCGCTGGAGTGTTCATGAAACAGAGCCAAGTCCGTATAATGGGAGCCAACGCAGCTAGCGAACAGCCAGATAAATCTATCGTTCTCATCGACTTAGTCCCGCTCGGAGATAAGTTCGATAACATGACAGCAATGCTTACTTACCAGAGATTCTGGAGTAAAAAAGTACAAATCTTTGGCCAGTACGACGTGATTTACGTCCGTTATCCCGGTTTGCCAGCTTCTCCTCCGGTTTCCGGTATGACCGTTATAGATCAAGGACCCTACCCGGGTGGTGATAATAACGGTAGAGCGATGAAACCGCTCGGAGTTGATGTTCCTAAGAAGATGCGCAAGAAAGAGCTCACCGGTGAAACTGTTGCTGTGATTGTTTTGTCGGCTGCTGCTTTTATTGGCTTGTGTTTCGTCATCGTTTGGTTCTTGGTTTTCCGGCGGAGAAGAGATCAGAGGGCGTCTAAAAGAGCACCACTTGCTCAGCCTTCGCTGCCTTCCCTCACGAAACCATCAGGTTCTGCAAGATCTTTAACCGGAAGCAGGCTTAGCTCAACTTCATTGTCCTTTGCGTCAAGCATTGCTCCGTTTACAGTCTCTGCCAAAACGTTCACCGCAAGCGAAATAGTGAAAGCAACAAATAACTTTGCGGAGTCTAGGGTTCTCGGTGAAGGCGGGTTCGGAAAGGTCTACGAAGGTCTTTTCGATGATGGAACTAAAGTAGCAGTTAAAGTACTGAAGAGAGATGACCAGCAAGGTGGCAGAGAGTTCTTGGCTGAAGTTGAAATGCTTAGCCGTCTTCATCACAGAAACTTGGTGAACTTGATTGGTATATGTATTGAAGATCGTAACCGTTCCTTGGTTTATGAGCTAATACCAAACGGCAGCGTTGAATCTCACCTCCACGGTGTTGATAAAGAGGCTTCGCCTTTGGATTGGGAAGCTCGGTTGAAGATAGCTCTTGGTGCAGCCCGTGGATTAGCGTATTTACACGAAGACTCGAGCCCCAGAGTTATACACAGAGACTTCAAGTCTAGTAACATCTTGCTTGAACACGACTTCACGCCTAAAGTCTCTGACTTTGGACTGGCTAGAAACGCCCTTGATGATGAAGATAACAGACATATCTCTACACGTGTAATGGGAACATTCGGCTATGTGGTGCCAGAATACGCAATGACAGGTCATCTTTTGGTGAAGAGTGACGTGTACAGCTACGGAGTTGTGCTTCTCGAGCTACTCACGGGGAGGAAACCTGTGGATATGATGCAGCCGCCAGGTCAAGAGAACTTAGTTTCATGGACTAGGTCTCTTCTCACGAGCAGAGAAGGGCTTGAAGCTATCATAGACCAGTCTTTGGGACAGCCCGAGATTCCGTTCGACAGCATAGCTAAAGTCGCTGCGATAGCTTCGATGTGCGTTCAACCGGAAGTATCTCACCGTCCTTTCATGGGAGAGGTGGTGCAAGCTTTGAAACTTGTGTGCAACGAATGCGACGAAGCTAAGGAGCTCAACTCTGTAGCTTCGCTTACTCAAGATGAGAATCGAGCTGAGAGCTCTTGTGGTGGAGAAGGCTCCGGGAGGATGGCTCGGTATCCGTTGCTGCCGAGTTACGACTCTGAGCCTGACACTGAGAGAGGACTTTCTGTGTCGGAGATGTTCACTGGTTCGGGGAGGTTAGAGAGACAGTCTAACTCGGGTCCATTGGCTTCAGTTCGAGGCAAGAGGTTCTGGCAGAAGATGAGGAGATTGTCTACGGGAAGCTTGAGCGAGCACGGGTCAGCATCGCTCATGGTACGATCTGGTTCGCGTTGA
- the LOC106318234 gene encoding receptor-like serine/threonine-protein kinase ALE2 isoform X4, giving the protein MEILMFLLRICLVSSVLVAASPSGLDLLPPLSSPPSPLPEASKGFGQVPISPPESHNPSNAPPPKASQPSLPAPVPNVVAPPQADSAGGRAPAGEPIVSVPNAPAPVKDLPGKSPPVQPVITPVASPPKEPPFSGRVSPGPVSSDIPPLPSVARPPPPIPSVHKPPIEKPIAPVASPPTDISPPVHPVIPKLPSSSPVPTSGSPTRKSPITHPVFPIESPAAVSPDHPPPSHNGDENKSPVAAPSNETAKPLPVIPHKAASPPSIAPLAPKFNGHSHHTPPDTTPSNVHRTSSSAPPPPSYHRHHQERTKITNSPPPSPPPPMHIISPKKPNRKGSVSPPLPSLHHAHSPPIPSSLISPAHPPISSSMHRISIAPAPSPTQVLPLRSSSRPSKSRKFPLGPPLPAFPPPPPNSDCTSTVCLEPYTNTPPGSPCGCVWPIQVELRLSMALYDFFPMVSEFAREISAGVFMKQSQVRIMGANAASEQPDKSIVLIDLVPLGDKFDNMTAMLTYQRFWSKKVQIFGQYDVIYVRYPGLPASPPVSGMTVIDQGPYPGGDNNGRAMKPLGVDVPKKMRKKELTGETVAVIVLSAAAFIGLCFVIVWFLVFRRRRDQRASKRAPLAQPSLPSLTKPSGSARSLTGSRLSSTSLSFASSIAPFTVSAKTFTASEIVKATNNFAESRVLGEGGFGKVYEGLFDDGTKVAVKVLKRDDQQGGREFLAEVEMLSRLHHRNLVNLIGICIEDRNRSLVYELIPNGSVESHLHGVDKEASPLDWEARLKIALGAARGLAYLHEDSSPRVIHRDFKSSNILLEHDFTPKVSDFGLARNALDDEDNRHISTRVMGTFGYVVPEYAMTGHLLVKSDVYSYGVVLLELLTGRKPVDMMQPPGQENLVSWTRSLLTSREGLEAIIDQSLGQPEIPFDSIAKVAAIASMCVQPEVSHRPFMGEVVQALKLVCNECDEAKELNSVASLTQDENRAESSCGGEGSGRMARYPLLPSYDSEPDTERGLSVSEMFTGSGRLERQSNSGPLASVRGKRFWQKMRRLSTGSLSEHGSASLMVRSGSR; this is encoded by the exons ATGGAGATTTTGATGTTCCTCCTAAGGATTTGTCTAGTTTCGTCAGTTTTAGTTGCTGCTTCTCCCTCTG GGTTGGATTTGTTACCTCCGTTATCATCACCACCGTCTCCGTTACCGGAGGCTTCAAAAGGGTTTGGTCAAGTACCGATCAGTCCACCCGAATCTCACAACCCCAGCAATGCGCCACCGCCCAAAGCCTCTCAGCCGTCTCTTCCGGCTCCTGTGCCTAACGTGGTAGCTCCTCCGCAGGCAGATTCCGCGGGAGGTAGAGCACCGGCGGGTGAGCCTATTGTCTCGGTTCCTAATGCTCCAG CTCCAGTGAAGGATTTGCCGGGAAAATCTCCACCGGTTCAACCTGTTATTACACCGGTTGCTTCACCACCAAAAGAGCCTCCTTTCTCTGGAAGAGTATCTCCAG GCCCGGTTTCATCGGATATTCCACCTTTACCATCAGTGGCTCGGCCTCCTCCGCCTATACCAAGCGTTCACAAGCCTCCTATCGAGAAGCCTATTGCTCCTG TTGCATCTCCACCAACTGACATTTCACCACCAGTCCATCCTGTCATACCAAAGTTGCCTTCTAGTTCACCTG TACCCACCTCCGGATCTCCAACAAGAAAATCGCCAATTACCCACCCGGTTTTCCCAATTGAGTCTCCTGCTGCTGTCTCACCAG ATCATCCACCTCCCAGCCATAATGGAGATGAGAACAAAAGTCCGGTTGCTGCACCGTCAAATGAAACTGCTAAACCCTTGCCTGTTATCCCACATAAAG CAGCTTCTCCTCCTTCAATAGCTCCATTAGCCCCCAAATTCAACGGACACTCTCATCATACACCGCCAGATACTACTCCGAGTAATGTACACCGCACATCATCATCAGCTCCTCCTCCACCTTCATACCATCGACATCATCAAGAGCGAACGAAGATCACAAATAGTCCACCTCCTTCACCACCACCACCAATGCATATCATATCCCCAAAGAAGCCAAATCGTAAAG GTTCAGTTTCTCCTCCTCTTCCATCACTACACCATGCTCATTCTCCCCCAATTCCTTCTTCTTTGATTTCTCCTGCTCACCCTCCAATCTCTTCCTCAATGCATCGTATCTCCATAGCTCCAGCACCTTCTCCTACCCAAG TCCTCCCTCTCAGGTCCTCTTCAAGACCTTCAAAGTCTCGTAAGTTCCCACTCGGTCCTCCTCTTCCAGCATTTCCCCCTCCTCCCCCTAACTCAG ATTGTACATCAACCGTTTGCTTGGAACCGTACACAAACACACCTCCTGGATCCCCCTGTGGCTGTGTATGGCCTATTCAAGTCGAGCTTCGCCTCAGCATGGCCCTCTACGACTTCTTCCCAATGGTTTCAGAATTCGCCCGGGAGATAAGCGCTGGAGTGTTCATGAAACAGAGCCAAGTCCGTATAATGGGAGCCAACGCAGCTAGCGAACAGCCAGATAAATCTATCGTTCTCATCGACTTAGTCCCGCTCGGAGATAAGTTCGATAACATGACAGCAATGCTTACTTACCAGAGATTCTGGAGTAAAAAAGTACAAATCTTTGGCCAGTACGACGTGATTTACGTCCGTTATCCCGGTTTGCCAGCTTCTCCTCCGGTTTCCGGTATGACCGTTATAGATCAAGGACCCTACCCGGGTGGTGATAATAACGGTAGAGCGATGAAACCGCTCGGAGTTGATGTTCCTAAGAAGATGCGCAAGAAAGAGCTCACCGGTGAAACTGTTGCTGTGATTGTTTTGTCGGCTGCTGCTTTTATTGGCTTGTGTTTCGTCATCGTTTGGTTCTTGGTTTTCCGGCGGAGAAGAGATCAGAGGGCGTCTAAAAGAGCACCACTTGCTCAGCCTTCGCTGCCTTCCCTCACGAAACCATCAGGTTCTGCAAGATCTTTAACCGGAAGCAGGCTTAGCTCAACTTCATTGTCCTTTGCGTCAAGCATTGCTCCGTTTACAGTCTCTGCCAAAACGTTCACCGCAAGCGAAATAGTGAAAGCAACAAATAACTTTGCGGAGTCTAGGGTTCTCGGTGAAGGCGGGTTCGGAAAGGTCTACGAAGGTCTTTTCGATGATGGAACTAAAGTAGCAGTTAAAGTACTGAAGAGAGATGACCAGCAAGGTGGCAGAGAGTTCTTGGCTGAAGTTGAAATGCTTAGCCGTCTTCATCACAGAAACTTGGTGAACTTGATTGGTATATGTATTGAAGATCGTAACCGTTCCTTGGTTTATGAGCTAATACCAAACGGCAGCGTTGAATCTCACCTCCACGGTGTTGATAAAGAGGCTTCGCCTTTGGATTGGGAAGCTCGGTTGAAGATAGCTCTTGGTGCAGCCCGTGGATTAGCGTATTTACACGAAGACTCGAGCCCCAGAGTTATACACAGAGACTTCAAGTCTAGTAACATCTTGCTTGAACACGACTTCACGCCTAAAGTCTCTGACTTTGGACTGGCTAGAAACGCCCTTGATGATGAAGATAACAGACATATCTCTACACGTGTAATGGGAACATTCGGCTATGTGGTGCCAGAATACGCAATGACAGGTCATCTTTTGGTGAAGAGTGACGTGTACAGCTACGGAGTTGTGCTTCTCGAGCTACTCACGGGGAGGAAACCTGTGGATATGATGCAGCCGCCAGGTCAAGAGAACTTAGTTTCATGGACTAGGTCTCTTCTCACGAGCAGAGAAGGGCTTGAAGCTATCATAGACCAGTCTTTGGGACAGCCCGAGATTCCGTTCGACAGCATAGCTAAAGTCGCTGCGATAGCTTCGATGTGCGTTCAACCGGAAGTATCTCACCGTCCTTTCATGGGAGAGGTGGTGCAAGCTTTGAAACTTGTGTGCAACGAATGCGACGAAGCTAAGGAGCTCAACTCTGTAGCTTCGCTTACTCAAGATGAGAATCGAGCTGAGAGCTCTTGTGGTGGAGAAGGCTCCGGGAGGATGGCTCGGTATCCGTTGCTGCCGAGTTACGACTCTGAGCCTGACACTGAGAGAGGACTTTCTGTGTCGGAGATGTTCACTGGTTCGGGGAGGTTAGAGAGACAGTCTAACTCGGGTCCATTGGCTTCAGTTCGAGGCAAGAGGTTCTGGCAGAAGATGAGGAGATTGTCTACGGGAAGCTTGAGCGAGCACGGGTCAGCATCGCTCATGGTACGATCTGGTTCGCGTTGA